From one Solanum lycopersicum chromosome 12, SLM_r2.1 genomic stretch:
- the LOC101264897 gene encoding polygalacturonase-like, translating into MSNFKTMTCTIVSLLLLFCLNITIPCCLAYNVVSFGARGDGRTDSTSAFLRAWSAACRSTSQPNVYIPRGTFLVRTLNLNGPCKRRIEFRIDGTLVAPVNYNAIGHSEFWIMFYKVSGLNVYGGTINAKGHGYWSCRNGGKSCPQGARSIQFMWCNNVLLKGLTSLNSQRVHIGIGYSSNVRVENVKITAPSGSPNTDGIHVQNSRGVTIKDSIIKTGDDCISIGPGSMNMWIEQIGCGPGHGISVGSLGSSNNEQGVVNITVTNSVFTKTQNGVRVKSWARPSGGYARNLMFSNLIMRNVGYPILIDQNYCPDNNCPRQNSGVKVSQVTYKNVKGTSSTQEAIKFDCSKSNPCTGIRLQDIKLTHNDRLRRSAVSYCRNARGRRGGTVIPRSCF; encoded by the exons ATGTCCAATTTCAAAACCATGACATGTACTATTGTttctttgttgttattgttttgtTTAAATATAACAATACCTTGTTGCTTAGCTTACAATGTGGTTAGTTTTGGCGCAAGGGGAGATGGTAGGACAGATTCAACCTCGGCTTTTCTCCGCGCTTGGTCTGCTGCCTGTCGTTCTACTAGCCAACCTAACGTGTATATTCCACGAGGAACGTTTTTGGTGAGGACGTTGAACTTAAATGGTCCTTGTAAGAGACGAATTGAGTTCCGAATTGATGGTACTCTCGTTGCTCCGGTAAATTATAATGCAATTGGACATTCTGAGTTTTGGATTATGTTTTATAAGGTAAGTGGTCTTAATGTGTATGGTGGAACTATTAATGCAAAGGGACATGGTTATTGGTCTTGTAGAAATGGTGGAAAGTCTTGTCCACAAGGAGCTAGG TCAATACAATTTATGTGGTGTAACAATGTACTGTTGAAGGGTTTGACATCACTAAACAGTCAAAGAGTACACATAGGAATTGGTTACAGCAGCAATGTCAGAGTTGAAAATGTTAAGATAACGGCTCCAAGTGGAAGTCCAAATACTGATGGAATTCATGTTCAGAATTCAAGGGGGGTTACCATTAAAGATAGTATTATAAAAACAGGAGATGACTGTATTTCTATTGGCCCTGGTTCCATGAACATGTGGATTGAACAAATTGGATGTGGACCAGGACATGGTATAag tgTAGGGAGTTTGGGGAGCAGTAATAATGAACAAGGAGTAGTAAATATAACAGTAACAAATTCtgtttttacaaaaacacaaaATGGTGTTAGAGTAAAGTCATGGGCAAGACCAAGTGGTGGCTATGCTAGAAATCTCATGTTCTCAAATCTTATTATGAGAAATGTTGGGTACCCTATACTCATTGACCAAAATTATTGTCCTGATAATAATTGTCCGCGAcag AATTCAGGAGTAAAAGTGAGTCAAGTAACGTACAAGAATGTGAAAGGGACATCATCAACACAAGAAGCTATAAAATTTGATTGTAGTAAGTCAAATCCATGTACCGGAATTCGATTGCAAGATATAAAACTTACTCACAACGATCGTTTAAGACGATCAGCGGTATCGTATTGTAGAAATGCAAGGGGAAGACGTGGTGGAACAGTTATTCCAAGGAGTTGTTtctaa